A single region of the Rhodococcus sp. W8901 genome encodes:
- a CDS encoding GntR family transcriptional regulator, translated as MDIEIDHDSTTPPFEQLRVRILELVRNEELVAGAKIPTVRKLASDLGIAPNTVARTYRELEQLGVIETRGRLGSFIAASGDPTRTKAQQAATEYVAAIRRMGISDTDAAAFVATALRGA; from the coding sequence GTGGACATCGAGATCGACCACGACTCGACGACGCCGCCGTTCGAGCAGCTGCGGGTGCGCATCCTCGAACTCGTGCGGAACGAGGAGTTGGTGGCCGGCGCCAAGATTCCGACGGTCCGCAAGCTCGCGTCCGATCTGGGCATAGCGCCGAACACGGTGGCCCGCACCTACCGTGAGCTCGAACAGCTCGGCGTCATCGAAACCCGCGGACGGCTCGGTTCGTTCATCGCGGCATCCGGGGATCCGACGCGGACGAAGGCGCAGCAGGCAGCCACGGAGTACGTCGCAGCCATTCGCCGCATGGGGATTTCCGACACCGATGCCGCGGCGTTCGTGGCGACGGCGCTGAGGGGGGCGTGA
- a CDS encoding DoxX family protein, producing the protein MNSTAFRDATLLIARIGIGVIFIAHGWQKFFDWGIDGTQAAFAGMDIPLADVSAIAAATIELVGGIALLIGFATRIAGVLLFLDMAGAFFLVHADKGIFVGDGGFELVLALGVASLLIAGVGAGRLSVDAVVGKNSRGVLSAG; encoded by the coding sequence ATGAATTCCACCGCATTCCGCGACGCCACCCTGCTCATCGCCCGGATCGGCATCGGTGTCATCTTCATCGCCCACGGCTGGCAGAAGTTCTTCGACTGGGGCATCGACGGCACGCAGGCCGCGTTCGCGGGCATGGACATCCCGCTCGCCGACGTCTCCGCCATCGCGGCCGCCACCATCGAACTGGTCGGCGGTATCGCGCTGCTCATCGGCTTCGCAACCCGCATCGCCGGTGTGCTGCTGTTCCTGGACATGGCCGGGGCGTTCTTCCTCGTCCACGCCGACAAGGGAATCTTCGTCGGCGACGGCGGCTTCGAACTGGTCCTCGCGCTCGGTGTCGCGTCGCTGCTGATCGCGGGTGTCGGCGCCGGGCGGCTCAGCGTCGACGCGGTGGTCGGCAAGAACTCGCGGGGCGTGCTGTCCGCCGGTTGA
- a CDS encoding phosphatidylinositol-specific phospholipase C domain-containing protein, with the protein MSRFRISLAGTVFAVVAMLFPAAAPIAQADSGQASHPRYSDVTSVGVHNTFEKHRYAFLADALDAGTGMIELDVWTNAVGPDWRVSHSNPVGNDNNCAGATSAAQLRTGPRDQFLGGCLADLRAWHDANPAHPPVMVKVEMKDGFTAPLGRGPREFDALVRSHLGDAVFGPADLADRAGSTTLDDAVRTGGWPDRSELSGKFLFELIPGTVQEVNPLDHWWTDRAYATHLRDLARVGGLGLATAFPAVHKAQPGDPRVARYDADLRPWFVVFDGDASAFAADGIDMRWYRDNGYLVVMTDAHNVAPALDPVAPAEDAARGRVTELAARSASVVSTDWTPLPQVLSMVVDRS; encoded by the coding sequence ATGTCCAGGTTTCGGATATCCCTCGCCGGGACCGTGTTTGCCGTTGTCGCCATGCTGTTTCCGGCTGCCGCACCGATCGCGCAGGCGGATTCCGGCCAGGCGAGCCACCCGCGATACTCCGACGTCACGTCGGTGGGTGTGCACAACACGTTCGAGAAGCATCGCTACGCGTTCCTCGCGGACGCGTTGGACGCCGGCACGGGCATGATCGAACTCGACGTGTGGACCAACGCCGTCGGACCGGATTGGCGCGTGTCGCACTCGAATCCGGTGGGCAACGACAACAACTGTGCGGGCGCGACGTCGGCGGCACAGCTGCGGACCGGCCCGCGCGACCAGTTCCTCGGTGGCTGTCTCGCAGATCTGCGCGCGTGGCACGACGCGAACCCCGCGCATCCGCCGGTCATGGTCAAGGTCGAGATGAAGGACGGCTTCACCGCGCCGCTGGGCCGGGGTCCCCGAGAGTTCGACGCCCTGGTGCGCAGCCATCTCGGCGACGCGGTGTTCGGGCCGGCGGACCTCGCCGACCGAGCCGGATCGACGACCCTCGACGACGCCGTCCGCACCGGCGGCTGGCCGGACCGCAGCGAACTGAGCGGCAAGTTCCTGTTCGAGCTGATCCCCGGCACCGTGCAGGAAGTGAACCCCCTCGACCACTGGTGGACCGACCGGGCGTACGCGACCCACCTGCGCGACCTGGCACGCGTCGGCGGCCTGGGCCTGGCGACCGCGTTCCCGGCGGTCCACAAGGCGCAGCCCGGCGATCCCCGCGTGGCCCGGTACGACGCGGATCTGCGGCCGTGGTTCGTCGTGTTCGACGGTGACGCGAGCGCTTTCGCCGCCGACGGGATCGACATGCGCTGGTACCGGGACAACGGGTACCTGGTGGTGATGACCGATGCCCACAACGTGGCACCGGCACTCGACCCGGTCGCGCCGGCCGAGGACGCCGCGCGCGGGCGCGTCACGGAACTCGCGGCGCGTTCGGCGAGCGTCGTGTCCACGGATTGGACGCCACTTCCGCAGGTGCTGTCGATGGTCGTCGATCGGTCCTGA
- a CDS encoding dolichyl-phosphate-mannose--protein mannosyltransferase: MTQLTDERPTPPSGSVRSVSPAPLAPDPDFGPTDRLRGWVVSLVITALAAITRFTMLNYPTDAGTPVFDEKHYVPQGWQVLTGGGIEDNPGYGLVVHPPVGKQLIALGEAIFGYNAWGWRFASAVAGTILVLLVVRIVRRMARSTLVGAIAGLLMIVDGVSFVSSRLGMLDIFLALFTVAALGCLVVDRDQVRERMARVRAEGRIGVSDLGPRLGVRWWRFGAGIMLGLACGTKWSGLYIIAFFGLLCVAFDVSARRAYGVRRPWVGTAVRDIGPSLYALVVVPIGVYLATYWAWFASETGVDRHATGNQIGTGSTFSFVPDALRSLWYYSAKVLEFHSGLTNSAGNHHPWESKPWTWPMGLRPMLYYYAEGEQVSGCGGPTCVKAVMLIGTPAMWWLALPVLAWAMWRTFVSRDWRYATVLTGYAAAFLPWFVTLDRQMYYFYAVALAPFLVMAIALILGEILGTAKDSAERRGTGLLAVCLYLGLVVANFVWLWPILTAVPISPELWQQQLWLPSWR; the protein is encoded by the coding sequence GTGACCCAACTGACGGACGAGCGCCCCACGCCGCCGTCCGGCAGTGTCCGCTCCGTGAGTCCGGCGCCGCTCGCGCCGGACCCGGACTTCGGTCCGACGGATCGACTGCGGGGTTGGGTCGTGTCGCTGGTGATCACCGCGCTCGCGGCGATCACCCGGTTCACGATGCTGAACTACCCGACCGACGCCGGCACGCCCGTGTTCGACGAGAAGCACTACGTGCCCCAGGGCTGGCAGGTCCTCACCGGCGGCGGCATCGAAGACAACCCCGGTTACGGCCTGGTCGTGCATCCCCCCGTCGGCAAACAGCTGATCGCGTTGGGCGAGGCGATCTTCGGCTACAACGCGTGGGGATGGCGGTTCGCGTCGGCGGTCGCCGGAACGATCCTGGTGCTGCTCGTGGTCCGGATCGTGCGGCGCATGGCCCGCTCCACACTGGTCGGCGCGATCGCCGGCCTCCTGATGATCGTCGACGGCGTGTCGTTCGTGTCGTCCCGACTCGGCATGCTCGACATCTTTTTGGCCCTGTTCACCGTCGCGGCCCTCGGCTGCCTTGTGGTCGACCGCGACCAGGTGCGCGAGCGGATGGCCCGGGTGCGGGCGGAGGGCCGGATCGGTGTCAGCGACCTCGGTCCTCGTCTCGGGGTGCGCTGGTGGCGGTTCGGAGCGGGGATCATGCTCGGACTCGCGTGCGGCACCAAGTGGTCCGGGCTCTACATCATCGCCTTCTTCGGCCTGCTCTGCGTGGCGTTCGACGTCTCGGCCCGGCGCGCGTACGGGGTTCGTCGGCCGTGGGTCGGGACGGCGGTCCGCGATATCGGCCCGTCTCTCTATGCGCTGGTGGTCGTCCCGATCGGCGTGTATCTCGCGACGTACTGGGCGTGGTTCGCGAGCGAGACCGGCGTGGACCGGCACGCGACGGGCAATCAGATCGGCACGGGCAGCACGTTCTCGTTCGTGCCCGATGCGCTGCGATCGCTCTGGTACTACAGCGCCAAGGTCCTCGAGTTCCATTCGGGACTGACGAATTCGGCGGGCAATCACCATCCGTGGGAGTCGAAGCCGTGGACGTGGCCGATGGGCCTGCGGCCGATGCTCTACTACTACGCCGAGGGCGAGCAGGTGTCCGGCTGCGGTGGCCCGACGTGTGTCAAGGCCGTCATGCTGATCGGCACCCCCGCGATGTGGTGGCTCGCGCTGCCTGTTCTCGCGTGGGCGATGTGGCGGACGTTCGTGAGCCGCGACTGGCGGTACGCGACGGTGCTCACCGGCTACGCGGCCGCGTTCCTGCCCTGGTTCGTCACCCTGGACCGGCAGATGTACTACTTCTACGCGGTGGCGCTCGCACCGTTCCTCGTCATGGCGATCGCCCTGATACTCGGCGAGATCCTCGGCACCGCGAAGGATTCCGCCGAACGCCGCGGCACCGGACTGCTCGCGGTCTGTCTGTACCTGGGCCTGGTGGTCGCGAACTTCGTGTGGCTGTGGCCGATCCTGACGGCCGTGCCGATCAGCCCGGAGTTGTGGCAGCAGCAGCTGTGGCTGCCGAGCTGGCGCTGA
- the rsmI gene encoding 16S rRNA (cytidine(1402)-2'-O)-methyltransferase — MTGRLVLAATPMGDVGDASERLRGALGSADVVAAEDTRRTKSLASALGVTITGRVVSFYDQVEVTRLPALVADIEEGKTVLLVTDAGMPSVSDPGYRLVAACVEKDLPVTCLPGPSAVTTALALSGLPVERFCFDGFPPRKQGQRRTWFEGLRTEARACVFFEAPHRLAACLADAVAVLGGERRAAVCRELTKTYEEVRRGTLAELAEWAIDGARGEITVVLEGAQPVSADPEDLVAEVERLVADGIRLKDACAQVAAETSPGVSKRELYETVLAARRD, encoded by the coding sequence ATGACTGGTCGCCTCGTCCTTGCCGCAACTCCGATGGGCGACGTCGGTGACGCCTCCGAACGACTGCGCGGGGCGCTCGGCTCCGCCGACGTCGTCGCAGCGGAGGACACACGACGGACCAAGTCGTTGGCCTCCGCGCTGGGAGTCACGATCACCGGTCGGGTGGTCAGTTTCTACGACCAGGTCGAGGTCACCCGGCTGCCTGCGCTCGTTGCCGACATCGAGGAGGGGAAGACGGTCCTGCTGGTGACCGACGCCGGCATGCCGTCGGTCAGCGACCCCGGCTACCGACTGGTGGCGGCGTGCGTCGAGAAGGACCTGCCGGTGACGTGTCTGCCGGGTCCCTCCGCCGTCACCACCGCGCTCGCGTTGTCCGGGTTGCCGGTGGAACGGTTCTGCTTCGACGGGTTCCCGCCGCGCAAGCAGGGACAGCGACGCACGTGGTTCGAAGGACTCCGCACCGAGGCTCGCGCGTGCGTCTTCTTCGAGGCGCCGCACCGACTGGCCGCGTGTCTGGCCGACGCCGTGGCGGTGCTCGGCGGCGAGCGCCGGGCGGCGGTGTGCCGCGAACTGACCAAGACGTACGAGGAGGTTCGTCGCGGCACCCTCGCCGAACTCGCGGAATGGGCGATCGACGGCGCGCGTGGTGAGATCACCGTCGTTCTGGAGGGTGCACAGCCGGTGTCGGCGGATCCGGAGGACCTCGTCGCGGAGGTGGAACGGCTCGTCGCCGACGGGATCCGACTCAAGGATGCGTGCGCGCAGGTCGCCGCGGAGACGTCGCCGGGAGTGTCGAAGCGAGAGTTGTACGAGACGGTGCTCGCGGCCCGGCGGGACTGA
- a CDS encoding nSTAND1 domain-containing NTPase: protein MTSETGQTPDAERSGAQARLFFADQLRLLFATAGGPPLKKVVTEASTLTRSLGGDKPASVQRVSDWRSGKRMPATFESVRPVLAVLIRMARPLHGGPPPTDGLFSMRQWETWWRSANAVQQGRATGAGTESSAPALPAGVRPYRGLAPYREKDERLFFGRRHSVSALVGAVLSAQGQGLVVVTGASGVGKSSFVQAGLIPELRGHDREGGRATFAPVVFTPGAHPLAALVTAVPELGDWGEEPDHQHIESALARAAVRMQANQLLLVVDQIEELFTQCADPGERARFLTILDFAATARAGAEPSETASVVATMRSDFYAQALAYPVLARALEQRSKAVSPLLREDVVEVITQPARMIGLKLEPGLVDLILNDLGVLTAGEGSGTVLPLVSHLLDTMWERRRGGQLTIANYRATGGVLGSIAAAAERAWGQLDEQGRVLARAMMVHLVYVTSTGTDVKIRRTLSQLVAFESNDTGAARRVIDHFVNARVLVVDGDDVELIHDAVIDTWPRLKTWIQEDRSYSALRQQVETDAVHWEHADRNHSLLYHRGRLDLLAEHAANRADSAAAAEAGGIAAVAASLTPAAEDFLESSERQVRRQAWMQRTVMAALAFSTVVAIVMGAMALGAKSRAENERSTAQFQQVVALADALRDTDPTTAAQLSLAAWQMRPDNADAFTRLVATENTPISRALPGHAGPIYGVAISSDGRTLATASDDRSVRLWDFTDRSAPVQLGAELTGPEQYMSSVSFSRDGRLLAAGSGDGTMWIWDVSDRAAPRPLVSGLRTAPGAVHNVRFSPDGRLLAAPHDDGTVTLFDTSAPDSGQFPAWTLRGHSGAVRTVSFRDNAVLATSSDDRTVKVWDIADPAKPVQLGAELSGFDDVVHSVAFSPDGRNLAASSDDGLIRMFDATDIAAIRPVGAPVQAHTGGIWTIAFAADGGTLASASWDGTTKLWSVDPSTRTLHELRPALSGNGGGVPALALSPDGGTIITGGQDSLVRVWTLPGGTVPVSDSSMTLPSMNRDGSLLATAGYDSAVRLWSVDRHGQIERAGTIDVPRPLGGANVAVLSPDGRVLATTQTAGGRVQLWDVQNPARPVPMGPPIATATRFTWEMAFSPDGRTLAIGDDDFRVALWNIQDPYAPVLRGPSLPGPHNLVRSAVFSPSGDVLVVASADGEIHAWDVTDPSVPQSRPVGEGGHDGGVNSLSFSPDGSTLVTASDDHTLLLWDRNAEGGFNPRGTAMSGHTGTVYSVAFSADGTHVVSGSDDGSVRLWSVDGDNGGEAVGGPLTTIGTGRWQVNFLPHSSIVVAGGGDGVLRTWRLDADAVTERICSATSELTQDRPAHFEMPESGRGACATS from the coding sequence ATGACGTCCGAGACGGGACAGACGCCGGACGCGGAGCGGTCCGGTGCGCAGGCACGGCTGTTCTTCGCCGACCAGCTGCGTTTGTTGTTCGCGACCGCGGGCGGCCCCCCGCTCAAGAAGGTCGTCACGGAGGCATCCACCCTGACGCGGTCGTTGGGGGGCGACAAGCCCGCTTCCGTCCAGCGCGTGAGCGACTGGCGTTCGGGCAAACGAATGCCCGCCACGTTCGAATCCGTGCGCCCGGTGCTGGCGGTGCTGATCCGGATGGCCCGACCACTCCACGGGGGACCGCCGCCGACCGACGGGCTCTTCTCGATGCGTCAGTGGGAGACGTGGTGGCGTAGCGCGAACGCGGTCCAGCAAGGACGCGCGACCGGCGCCGGCACCGAGTCGTCGGCGCCCGCCCTGCCCGCCGGTGTGCGTCCCTACCGCGGTCTGGCGCCGTACCGCGAGAAGGACGAGCGGCTGTTCTTCGGTCGCCGCCACAGCGTGAGTGCACTCGTCGGGGCGGTGCTGTCGGCACAGGGCCAGGGACTGGTCGTCGTCACCGGGGCCTCGGGTGTCGGCAAATCGTCGTTCGTACAAGCGGGGCTGATCCCGGAGTTGCGGGGTCACGATCGCGAGGGCGGCAGGGCCACCTTCGCGCCGGTGGTCTTCACGCCCGGCGCCCATCCACTCGCGGCACTGGTCACCGCGGTTCCGGAGCTCGGCGACTGGGGGGAGGAGCCGGACCACCAGCACATCGAGTCCGCGCTCGCGCGAGCCGCGGTTCGGATGCAGGCGAACCAGCTTCTTCTCGTCGTCGACCAGATCGAGGAACTCTTCACGCAGTGCGCGGATCCGGGCGAGCGGGCGCGGTTCCTCACGATTCTGGACTTCGCGGCCACTGCTCGTGCCGGCGCGGAGCCGTCCGAGACCGCGTCGGTGGTCGCGACGATGCGTTCCGACTTCTACGCTCAGGCGCTCGCCTACCCGGTGCTCGCACGAGCACTGGAACAGCGCAGCAAGGCGGTGTCGCCGCTGCTGCGGGAAGACGTCGTCGAGGTCATCACCCAGCCGGCGCGGATGATCGGGCTCAAACTGGAGCCGGGACTGGTCGACCTGATCCTCAACGACCTCGGGGTGCTGACCGCCGGTGAGGGCAGCGGCACCGTCCTGCCACTCGTCTCGCACCTGCTCGACACGATGTGGGAGCGGCGGCGTGGTGGTCAGCTGACGATCGCGAACTACCGGGCCACCGGGGGAGTGTTGGGCTCGATCGCCGCGGCCGCCGAGCGCGCCTGGGGACAGCTCGACGAACAGGGCCGCGTCCTGGCGCGGGCGATGATGGTCCACCTCGTGTACGTCACGAGTACCGGCACCGACGTCAAGATCCGACGGACCCTGAGCCAGCTCGTGGCGTTCGAGAGCAACGACACCGGGGCCGCGCGGCGCGTCATCGACCACTTCGTCAACGCGCGGGTCCTCGTGGTCGACGGCGACGATGTCGAGCTCATCCACGACGCGGTCATCGACACGTGGCCCCGGCTCAAGACCTGGATCCAGGAGGACCGGTCGTACTCGGCGCTGCGGCAGCAGGTCGAGACCGATGCGGTGCACTGGGAGCACGCCGACCGCAATCACAGTCTGCTCTACCACCGTGGTCGTCTCGACCTGCTGGCCGAACACGCGGCCAACCGGGCGGACAGCGCCGCCGCTGCGGAAGCCGGTGGGATCGCGGCGGTCGCGGCGTCGTTGACGCCCGCGGCCGAGGACTTCCTCGAGTCGTCGGAACGGCAGGTCCGTCGACAGGCGTGGATGCAGCGGACCGTGATGGCCGCGCTCGCGTTCTCCACCGTCGTCGCCATCGTGATGGGTGCGATGGCGCTCGGGGCGAAGTCCCGTGCCGAGAACGAGCGCAGCACCGCCCAGTTCCAGCAGGTGGTGGCGTTGGCGGATGCCCTGCGGGACACCGATCCGACGACTGCGGCGCAGTTGTCCCTCGCGGCCTGGCAGATGCGGCCCGACAACGCCGACGCGTTCACCCGACTGGTCGCGACGGAGAACACGCCGATCTCCCGGGCCCTGCCCGGTCACGCCGGTCCGATCTACGGAGTCGCGATCTCGTCCGACGGGCGCACACTGGCCACCGCGAGCGACGATCGATCGGTGCGGCTGTGGGACTTCACCGATCGCTCTGCGCCGGTGCAGCTCGGCGCCGAACTCACCGGGCCCGAGCAGTACATGTCGTCGGTGTCGTTCAGCCGCGACGGCCGGCTCCTCGCGGCGGGCAGCGGTGACGGCACCATGTGGATCTGGGACGTCAGCGACCGCGCGGCGCCGCGGCCCCTGGTCTCGGGACTGCGAACCGCGCCGGGTGCCGTGCACAACGTGCGCTTCAGTCCCGACGGTCGGCTCCTCGCGGCGCCGCACGACGACGGCACCGTCACCCTCTTCGACACGTCGGCGCCGGATTCCGGACAGTTCCCGGCGTGGACCCTGCGGGGGCATTCCGGCGCCGTGCGGACGGTGTCGTTCCGCGACAACGCGGTGCTCGCGACGTCGAGCGACGACCGCACCGTCAAGGTGTGGGACATCGCCGATCCCGCCAAACCGGTCCAGCTGGGGGCCGAGCTGTCGGGCTTCGACGACGTCGTGCACTCGGTGGCCTTCAGCCCGGACGGCCGAAATCTCGCGGCCAGCAGTGACGACGGGCTGATCCGGATGTTCGATGCGACCGACATCGCCGCGATCCGTCCGGTCGGCGCTCCCGTCCAGGCGCACACCGGTGGCATCTGGACCATCGCCTTCGCGGCCGACGGCGGAACACTCGCGAGCGCGTCGTGGGACGGGACGACGAAGTTGTGGTCGGTGGACCCGAGCACCCGGACTCTCCACGAGCTGCGGCCCGCGCTGAGCGGGAACGGCGGCGGGGTCCCGGCGCTGGCGCTGTCGCCGGACGGCGGCACGATCATCACCGGCGGACAGGATTCGCTGGTGCGGGTGTGGACGCTGCCGGGCGGCACGGTCCCGGTGTCGGACTCGTCGATGACGTTGCCGTCGATGAATCGTGACGGATCACTGCTCGCCACCGCGGGATACGACTCGGCGGTGCGGCTGTGGTCGGTGGACCGGCACGGTCAGATCGAGCGGGCGGGGACGATCGACGTGCCGCGCCCGTTGGGCGGTGCCAACGTCGCGGTGCTCTCTCCGGACGGTCGGGTCCTCGCGACCACGCAGACCGCGGGCGGGCGCGTCCAGCTGTGGGACGTGCAGAACCCGGCGCGGCCGGTGCCGATGGGCCCGCCGATCGCGACGGCGACCCGTTTCACGTGGGAAATGGCGTTCAGCCCCGACGGCCGGACCCTCGCGATCGGGGACGACGACTTCCGGGTCGCGTTGTGGAACATCCAGGATCCGTATGCCCCCGTGCTGCGGGGGCCGAGCCTGCCGGGCCCCCACAACCTGGTGCGCAGCGCGGTGTTCAGTCCGAGCGGTGACGTCCTCGTCGTGGCCAGTGCCGACGGCGAGATCCATGCGTGGGATGTCACCGATCCGTCGGTGCCGCAGTCTCGTCCGGTCGGCGAGGGCGGTCACGACGGCGGCGTGAACTCGCTCTCGTTCAGTCCGGACGGCTCCACGTTGGTCACCGCGAGCGACGACCACACCCTGCTGCTGTGGGACAGGAACGCCGAGGGTGGGTTCAACCCGCGCGGCACGGCGATGAGTGGGCACACCGGGACGGTCTACAGCGTCGCGTTCAGCGCGGACGGTACGCACGTCGTCAGCGGCAGCGACGACGGTTCGGTCCGGCTGTGGAGCGTGGACGGGGACAACGGCGGCGAGGCGGTCGGTGGTCCGCTCACGACGATCGGAACGGGTCGCTGGCAGGTCAACTTCCTGCCGCACTCGTCCATCGTGGTCGCGGGTGGAGGCGACGGTGTGCTCCGCACGTGGCGACTCGACGCGGACGCGGTGACCGAGCGGATCTGTTCGGCTACTTCGGAACTGACTCAGGACCGGCCGGCACACTTCGAGATGCCGGAGTCCGGTCGGGGTGCGTGCGCGACGTCGTGA
- a CDS encoding aminodeoxychorismate synthase component I, translating into MRIERLGSGGTAAAVFRALARRAVTRQLPPPAGLIGSWFDAAAVIAPSVHASSCRPDDAFTFPASVSRETPVPDGLLIGGGWIGYRAYPDRSGALPAAAGGWTDHVLRLDTSGCWWFESLTDLSCPDDLTAAVREPVAQPQPWQIDWIDPDRRAHRHGVEACLDAIARGDVYQACVCARFHGTSSGAPVDFFADAVDQTRPSRAAFVEGTWGAVASLSPELFLSRRSGTVTSSPIKGTLPLSEDPAALRRSVKDVAENVMIVDLVRNDLGRVAEPGSVRVTDLLRVKPAPGVWHLVSTVSAALPETVGTPELLDAAFPPASVTGCPKHSARQLLRGWEPEPRGVYCGTVGMHSPIAGLELNVAIRTVEFDATGGVGLGVGGGITIDSDPDAEWQECLDKAASIVTLTTSRTHPDRTPASRSVPAGPESVPK; encoded by the coding sequence ATGCGGATCGAGCGACTCGGAAGCGGCGGCACCGCCGCCGCCGTGTTCCGCGCATTGGCTCGGCGGGCTGTCACGCGGCAGCTTCCACCGCCGGCCGGCCTGATCGGCAGCTGGTTCGACGCCGCCGCCGTGATCGCACCCAGCGTGCACGCGAGTTCGTGTCGGCCCGACGACGCATTCACGTTCCCGGCGTCCGTCTCACGTGAAACACCCGTACCCGACGGTCTGCTGATCGGCGGCGGCTGGATCGGCTACCGCGCCTACCCGGACCGATCGGGCGCGTTGCCGGCGGCCGCCGGTGGCTGGACGGATCACGTTCTGCGGCTGGACACCTCGGGATGCTGGTGGTTCGAGAGCCTCACCGACCTGTCCTGCCCCGACGACCTGACCGCGGCGGTGCGTGAGCCCGTCGCGCAACCGCAGCCGTGGCAGATCGACTGGATCGACCCGGATCGGCGCGCGCACCGCCACGGCGTCGAGGCCTGCCTCGACGCCATCGCGCGCGGTGACGTCTACCAGGCGTGCGTGTGCGCGCGATTCCACGGGACGAGTTCAGGTGCCCCCGTGGACTTCTTCGCCGACGCCGTCGACCAGACGCGACCCAGCCGGGCCGCGTTCGTCGAGGGAACGTGGGGCGCTGTCGCGTCGCTGTCACCGGAACTGTTCCTGTCCCGCCGCTCGGGCACCGTCACGTCGAGCCCCATCAAGGGCACCCTCCCGCTGAGCGAAGACCCTGCCGCGCTTCGCCGTTCGGTCAAGGATGTCGCCGAGAACGTGATGATCGTCGACCTGGTCCGCAACGACCTGGGCCGGGTGGCCGAGCCGGGCTCGGTACGGGTCACCGACCTGTTGCGGGTCAAGCCGGCGCCCGGCGTGTGGCACCTGGTCTCGACGGTGTCGGCCGCCCTGCCCGAGACGGTCGGCACCCCCGAACTGCTCGACGCGGCCTTCCCCCCGGCCTCCGTCACCGGCTGCCCCAAACACTCTGCCCGACAACTACTCCGCGGCTGGGAACCCGAACCCCGCGGCGTCTACTGCGGCACGGTCGGCATGCACAGCCCGATCGCCGGGCTCGAACTGAACGTCGCGATCCGCACCGTCGAGTTCGACGCGACCGGCGGCGTCGGACTGGGAGTGGGCGGCGGCATCACCATCGACTCCGATCCCGACGCCGAATGGCAGGAATGCCTCGACAAGGCCGCGAGCATCGTCACGCTCACGACGTCGCGCACGCACCCCGACCGGACTCCGGCATCTCGAAGTGTGCCGGCCGGTCCTGAGTCAGTTCCGAAGTAG
- a CDS encoding DUF2786 domain-containing protein, with the protein MGSNRTYFRTQDRLAGDCMPPRQRSAAGLITALADAYERGWQPADVMHVTRRALGSGAVPTAAAAVLYQARATDVDGRAPREWRAQLEQIADRESEAGRFAAGLPAYCDPDEFATALDAVGWQIGVREWVALTVQWLELPRLTRLCDPPSTWPRGGTRPETTDVVDDARCADPKVLNRIRGLLAKAEATDFVEEAETFTAKAQALMTRYAINSALLQGTGPTDGANTAVSSRRIHLDNPYVREKVHLLTAIGEANRSRTVWFDRFAIATVVGSPLNLEQVDLLFTSLLIQATRAMQSAGARDADDADNFRGSRTTSFRKAFLFGFAVRIGQRLKETDSRATAEAAVDADVRIDDLLPVLAARSEAVDAEFERLFPSTKASRSRSVDADGWYAGQSAADDASLSPADRAIAR; encoded by the coding sequence ATGGGGAGCAATAGAACATACTTTCGAACGCAGGACCGCCTGGCCGGCGACTGCATGCCTCCACGGCAGCGGTCGGCGGCCGGGCTGATCACGGCACTCGCGGACGCGTACGAGCGCGGCTGGCAGCCCGCGGACGTCATGCACGTGACGCGTCGGGCCCTCGGCTCCGGCGCCGTGCCCACGGCCGCCGCCGCCGTGCTCTACCAGGCACGCGCGACGGACGTCGACGGACGCGCGCCGCGCGAGTGGCGGGCACAGCTCGAGCAGATCGCCGACCGCGAATCCGAAGCGGGGCGATTCGCTGCCGGGCTCCCGGCCTACTGCGACCCCGACGAGTTCGCGACGGCGCTGGACGCGGTGGGCTGGCAGATCGGGGTGCGCGAGTGGGTCGCGCTCACGGTGCAGTGGCTCGAACTCCCCCGCCTGACCCGGCTGTGCGATCCGCCGTCGACGTGGCCGCGTGGCGGCACCCGACCCGAGACCACGGATGTGGTGGACGACGCACGGTGCGCGGACCCGAAGGTACTCAACAGGATCCGCGGGTTGCTGGCCAAGGCGGAGGCCACCGATTTCGTCGAGGAGGCCGAGACGTTCACCGCCAAGGCCCAGGCCCTCATGACCCGGTACGCGATCAACTCGGCCCTGCTGCAGGGAACCGGGCCGACCGACGGTGCGAATACCGCGGTCTCGAGCCGCCGCATCCACCTCGACAACCCGTATGTCCGAGAAAAGGTCCACCTCCTCACCGCGATCGGCGAGGCCAACCGGTCGCGGACGGTGTGGTTCGACAGGTTCGCGATCGCGACCGTCGTCGGCAGCCCGCTCAACCTCGAGCAGGTCGACCTGCTGTTCACGTCCCTGCTGATCCAGGCCACCCGGGCGATGCAGTCGGCGGGTGCGCGCGACGCTGACGACGCTGACAATTTCAGGGGCTCGCGCACCACGTCCTTCCGCAAGGCATTCCTGTTCGGGTTCGCGGTCCGCATCGGGCAGCGACTCAAGGAGACCGACAGCCGGGCCACCGCCGAGGCCGCGGTCGACGCCGACGTGCGCATCGACGACCTGCTGCCCGTCCTCGCCGCGCGATCGGAGGCCGTCGACGCCGAGTTCGAGCGCCTGTTCCCGAGCACCAAGGCATCGCGGAGCAGATCCGTCGATGCCGACGGCTGGTATGCCGGACAGTCCGCCGCCGACGACGCCTCGTTGTCGCCCGCAGACCGGGCGATCGCGCGATGA